Genomic window (Longibacter salinarum):
GTCTCGTGATTTCATTGGAGGGAGTGTGGCTCTGCGCAGTGCACCGACACGCTCAGGGCCATTCCTCGACCTCGGTGCGTTGATAGCGGCATGGATGAATGCCGCTTCACCTCGACGTAGATACGAGGCATCCTCAAACGCCGATCAACTCCCGGGTATTACGTGGCAGCCCAACAAACCAACACGCCAGGAAAATGCCGGCACGTACCCTCCTACCTCCTCCCGACCGAAATCAATCCAATCCACTATTCCCCAACCCACAATCCACAATCCCTAATCAAAAACGCCCCCGACCGTGCGAGGCACGACAGAGGGCAAATAGCAACCAGGGTGGATCGTAGTACACAAATGTCCCAGCCTCCTACCGTCCGAAGTCCACGCCGAAGCGGACGAAGGACGCCTGCTCGACCCATTCGTTATTGACTTTCAAAAAGGCCGGCTGCCACTTCATCTGGGTCGTCGTTCGCATGGCGATTCCGTCGAGTGTCGGATGGAGACTCTCTACAACCTCGATGCCTTCCGGCTCGCCGTTCGCGTTGACGAAGACCTGCAGCTCGACCGTTCCCCGGTTCTCCTCGTTGCGCAGGCTATCCGGAAACACCATCCCCTCCCCGGTTTCCGTCCGTCGCGGTTCGCGATAGTGGTTGTTGATGGCCTTGTATGCCTTCTGTTTGTACTCGCCCTGAACTTTCTCGCGGATGTCGCCCGAGAGCGAGACGTCAGACAGTACCGGCACCGCCTTCGCCCGGAAGAGTGAGTCGATCGTCTCCGGGTCATGCTGGAAGAGAGGCAGAATGGAGCGCTTCACGGCTTCTTGCATCTGAGCGCGCGTCATCTGTCCCTGCGAGATGGAAAGGGTCCGCGTGTCCGTAATCCCCATCGCCTTCAGCGATTCCAGATTGCGAAACACGGTTGAGGTGTCCACGCCACTCTTCCACCAGCGTCCGTCAGCGCTTTCCCAGCCGCTCGGCGGGGCCGACGGGTCCTCCGAACTGCACCCGGTAAGTACCAGGGTCACAGCCATTGCGAGTACGAGCATCCAGCGCGAAGCAGTCATGGAAGAAGCGAATCTTGGGAAAAGGGGTGAACCGCACGGTCATTCGGTCGCCGACATCAAAAGATAAAGCCCACCTCGGTCGCTCGTTCCACGCCGGCTATTCGACGAGCACCGGCGTCCCGACCTGGGTCCACCACCAGAGGGTGTTCATGTCCTCGTTCGTCACGGCGACGCAGCCCTGCGTCCAGTTGGTGGCCGCCCCGGTACCATCACCGTGGATCTCAACCCATCCGCCCAGCTCCGTATTCATCGGGGGCATGCTGATCCTTTCGTCGGCTTCAATGATCGCGTCGCGCTCCGACCGAGAAA
Coding sequences:
- a CDS encoding energy transducer TonB — protein: MTASRWMLVLAMAVTLVLTGCSSEDPSAPPSGWESADGRWWKSGVDTSTVFRNLESLKAMGITDTRTLSISQGQMTRAQMQEAVKRSILPLFQHDPETIDSLFRAKAVPVLSDVSLSGDIREKVQGEYKQKAYKAINNHYREPRRTETGEGMVFPDSLRNEENRGTVELQVFVNANGEPEGIEVVESLHPTLDGIAMRTTTQMKWQPAFLKVNNEWVEQASFVRFGVDFGR